A window of Stenotrophomonas indicatrix genomic DNA:
GCCTCTGCCACCGAACCAGCGCTGCCGCAACTGCGTGCCTACACCGTTGATGCCTCCTGGCTGCAGCCGATGGCGCCGCTGCAGATTGCCGATCACACCTGGCAGATCGGCACCGAAGACCTGACCGCACTGCTGGTGCAGACGTCGCAGGGCGCGGTGCTGCTCGATGGCGGCATGCCGCAGATGGCCGACCACCTGCTGCGCAACATGAAAGCGCGCGGCGTTGCGCCGCAGGATCTGCGCCTGATCCTGCTCAGCCATGCCCACGCCGATCACGCCGGCCCGGTTGCTGCGCTCAAGCGCAGTACCGCTGCGCAGATCGTCGCAAATGCCGAATCTGCGGTGCTGCTGGCACGTGGCGGCAGCAACGACCTGCATTTCGGCGACGACATCACCTATCCGCCGGCGACGGCGGACAGGATCATCATGGATGGCGAGGTGGTCTCGCTCGGTGGCGTCGACTTCACCGCGCACTTCGTGCCCGGCCATACCCCGGGCAGCACCGCCTGGACCTGGACCGACACCCGGGGCGGCAAGCCGGTGCGCATGGTCTACGCCGACAGTTTGAGTGCGCCGGGCTATCAGCTGCAGGCCAACCCGCGCTACCCGCACCTGATCGAGGACTATCGCCGCAGCTTCGCCACGGTGCGCGCCCTGCCCTGCGATGTTCTGCTG
This region includes:
- the blaL1 gene encoding L1 family subclass B3 metallo-beta-lactamase, which gives rise to MRLQTLAITLAALLPAAASATEPALPQLRAYTVDASWLQPMAPLQIADHTWQIGTEDLTALLVQTSQGAVLLDGGMPQMADHLLRNMKARGVAPQDLRLILLSHAHADHAGPVAALKRSTAAQIVANAESAVLLARGGSNDLHFGDDITYPPATADRIIMDGEVVSLGGVDFTAHFVPGHTPGSTAWTWTDTRGGKPVRMVYADSLSAPGYQLQANPRYPHLIEDYRRSFATVRALPCDVLLTPHPGASGWNYAAGASAGAKAMTCQDYADTAERNFDAQLKKQREKQR